The following are from one region of the Canis lupus baileyi chromosome 25, mCanLup2.hap1, whole genome shotgun sequence genome:
- the C25H12orf60 gene encoding uncharacterized protein C12orf60 homolog, whose product MSSESEEDKARLVQAAKTFFLHMQDLAAFTNMLIELFNSTMNTQIQSITVKEDDNAKDVFEQMFKIFKEMQSVVETKYDQMQKEPLYSKIATAVCSVVENTTNVKELQQSAKEVFKTVQTPVILSALNSSNILRILESSLSLLMKYPVMNLQLGDLYRKDTKEQSDANTSKKNTSPGPSKIGTIDILKKLQDALETEDSKNTIKSIAVQLEEVVKTIAPILEVLQKAINTMETKVSVPKKANY is encoded by the coding sequence atgtcttcagAATCAGAAGAGGATAAAGCGAGGCTGGTTCAAGCTGCCAAAACATTTTTCCTTCACATGCAAGATCTTGCTGCCTTCACTAACATGCTTATTGAATTGTTTAACAGCACTATGAATACTCAGATCCAGTCCATAACTGTGAAAGAAGATGATAATGCCAAGGATGTCTTTGaacaaatgttcaaaatttttaaagagatgcaATCTGTAGTGGAGACAAAGTATGACCAAATGCAAAAGGAACCTTTATATTCCAAGATTGCAACAGCTGTTTGCTCTGTGGTTGAGAATACCACCAATGTAAAGGAGTTGCAGCAGTCAGCTAAAGAAGTGTTCAAAACTGTTCAAACACCAGTCATTCTCTCTGCATTGAATAGTAGTAACATCCTTAGGATTTTGGAATCTTCTCTTTCACTCTTGATGAAATATCCCGTCATGAATCTTCAGTTAGGTGACCTCTATAGAAAAGACACCAAAGAGCAATCAGATGCCAACACATCCAAGAAAAACACAAGTCCGGGTCCATCCAAAATTGGTACAATAGACATCTTGAAAAAATTGCAGGATGCGCTAGAAACTGAGGATTCCAAGAATACCATCAAGTCAATTGCAGTTCAGTTGGAGGAGGTTGTCAAAACAATAGCGCCTATCTTAGAAGTCCTCCAAAAAGCCATAAATACTATGGAAACCAAGGTTTCTGTGCCCAAGAAAGCCAATTACTAG